From the Danio aesculapii chromosome 9, fDanAes4.1, whole genome shotgun sequence genome, one window contains:
- the LOC130234541 gene encoding gamma-crystallin M2-like: protein MGKIVFYEDKNFQGRSYECSNDCTDLHIYFSRCNSIRVESGCFMIYERPNYMGHQYFMKRGDYSDYQRWMGFSSSIRSCRTIPMYRGPYRLRIYEKADYGGHMMEFMDDCPCVSDRFHHRHVYSCNVMNGYWIFYEYPNYKGRQYFLKSGEYRRYRDWCATCATVGSFRRVTDF from the exons ATGGGCAAG ATTGTTTTTTACGAGGACAAAAATTTCCAAGGTCGTAGTTATGAGTGCAGCAATGACTGCACAGACCTACACATTTACTTCAGTCGCTGTAACTCCATCAGAGTAGAGAGTGGCTGTTTCATGATCTATGAACGTCCAAATTATATGGGCCACCAGTATTTTATGAAGCGAGGAGATTATTCTGACTACCAGAGATGGATGGGTTTCAGTAGCTCCATTCGATCCTGCCGTACAATTCCAATG TACAGGGGTCCATACAGACTGAGGATCTATGAGAAAGCTGACTATGGAGGCCATATGATGGAGTTCATGGATGACTGCCCCTGTGTGTCTGATCGTTTCCACCATCGACATGTGTACTCCTGTAACGTGATGAACGGCTACTGGATCTTTTATGAATATCCCAACTACAAAGGGAGGCAGTACTTCCTGAAATCTGGGGAATACAGGAGATACCGGGACTGGTGTGCCACTTGTGCAACTGTGGGCTCTTTCAGACGAGTCACAGATTTCTAG
- the zgc:153846 gene encoding gamma-crystallin M1 has protein sequence MGKVIFYEDRNFQGRNYECMSDCSDISSYLGRVGSIRVESGCFIVYERNGFMGNQFFLRRGEYHDIQRMMSMGMMFDTIRSCRMIPSYRGSYRMRIYERDNFGGQMSELMDDCESIQDRYRMSDCQSCHVMDGHWLMFEQPHFRGRMIYFRPGEYRSFRDMGFSNMRFMSMRRITDMC, from the exons ATGGGCAAG GTCATCTTCTACGAGGACAGAAACTTCCAGGGCCGCAACTATGAGTGCATGAGCGATTGCTCTGATATTTCCTCATACCTGGGCCGTGTCGGATCCATCAGAGTGGAAAGTGGTTGTTTCATTGTCTATGAGCGCAATGGCTTCATGGGCAACCAGTTCTTCCTGAGAAGGGGCGAGTACCATGACATTCAGCGTATGATGAGCATGGGCATGATGTTCGACACTATCAGATCCTGCCGCATGATTCCTTCA TACAGGGGATCCTACAGAATGAGGATTTATGAGAGGGATAACTTCGGAGGACAGATGTCTGAGCTGATGGATGACTGTGAGAGCATTCAGGACCGCTACCGCATGTCCGACTGTCAGTCCTGTCATGTAATGGACGGCCACTGGCTCATGTTTGAGCAGCCCCACTTCAGAGGCAGGATGATTTACTTCAGGCCTGGAGAGTACAGGAGCTTCAGAGATATGGGATTCAGCAACATGAGATTCATGAGCATGAGGCGTATCACTGACATGTGTTAG
- the LOC130234540 gene encoding gamma-crystallin M1, with product MGKVIFYEDRNFQGRNYECMSDCSDISSYLGRVGSIRVESGCFIVYERNGFMGNQFFLRRGEYHDIQRMMSMGMMFDTIRSCRMIPSYRGSFRMRIYERDNFGGQMSELMDDCESIQDRYRMSDCQSCHVMDGHWLMFEQPHYRGRMIYFRPGEYRSFRDMGFSNMRFMSMRRITDMC from the exons ATGGGCAAG GTCATCTTCTACGAGGACAGAAACTTCCAGGGCCGCAACTATGAGTGCATGAGCGATTGCTCTGATATTTCCTCATACCTGGGCCGTGTCGGATCCATCAGAGTGGAAAGTGGTTGTTTCATTGTCTATGAGCGCAATGGCTTCATGGGCAACCAGTTCTTTCTGAGAAGGGGCGAGTACCATGACATTCAGCGTATGATGAGCATGGGCATGATGTTCGACACTATCAGATCCTGCCGCATGATCCCTTCA TACAGGGGATCCTTCAGAATGAGGATTTATGAGAGGGATAACTTTGGAGGACAGATGTCTGAGCTGATGGATGACTGTGAGAGCATTCAGGACCGCTACCGCATGTCCGACTGTCAGTCCTGTCATGTAATGGACGGCCACTGGCTCATGTTTGAGCAGCCCCACTACAGAGGCAGGATGATTTACTTCAGGCCTGGAGAGTACAGGAGCTTCAGAGATATGGGATTCAGCAACATGAGATTCATGAGCATGAGGCGTATCACTGACATGTGTTAA
- the LOC130234793 gene encoding uncharacterized protein C2orf80-like, producing MEAKRVKRDVKTLLGEYIGRRFREDSFDPKGKSTSTMMDDLAHYDLAISVALWRLNKDEGSNTAENDIGSASLGHFSQYPNRLEREAMILSSFAGMLLNNLPLEDILSLYNCKPSASYPHNDAKGNIVHPFSLSYHPFAMLSSFKAVDCSRKHIQALKRWIKEQDKQQVSPITETSKSSSRSSSSSSFSDSEESLKHATAHYEGSQESLQD from the exons ATGGAAGCCAAGCGAGTTAAGAGGGATGTTAAAACCTTGCT TGGTGAATATATTGGACGACGATTCAGAGAAGATAGTTTTGATCCAAAGGGGAAAAGCACTTCTACAATGATGGATGATTTG GCTCATTATGACCTGGCTATAAGTGTAGCTTTGTGGAGGCTCAATAAAGATGAAGGAAGTAATACAGCTGAGAATGACAT AGGAAGTGCCAGTTTAGGACACTTTAGCCAGTATCCCAATCGCTTGGAAAGAGAAGCAATGATTCTTTCTTCCTTTGCTGGAATGCTTCTG AACAACTTACCATTAGAAGATATTCTGTCTCTGTACAATTGCAAACCATCTGCATCTTATCCTCATAATGATGCCAAG GGTAACATTGTTCACCCGTTTTCCCTCTCTTATCACCCATTCGCCATGCTTAGTTCATTCAAAGCAGTGGACTGCTCAAGAAAACACA tcCAAGCTCTGAAACGCTGGATCAAGGAACAGGATAAGCAGCAGGTTTCTCCGATAACAGAAACATCGAAGTCCTCCTCCAGGTCCTCTTCCAGCTCTTCATTCAGT GACAGTGAGGAATCTTTAAAACATGCAACTGCTCACTATGAAGGCTCACAAGAATCTCTGCAGGACTGA
- the LOC130234794 gene encoding gamma-crystallin M2-like isoform X1 yields the protein MSKIIFYEERNFQGRSFKCDTDCPDMNPHFIRCNSVRVESGCWVLYERPNYSGYQYVLTRGEYPEYHSWMGYNDTIRSCRTISSVSDMPVNEGSHRIRIYDRPDFQGQMMEFNDDCESIHESFQCRSIHSCNVMEGYWTFYEHPGFLGRQYFMAPGEYRKFVDWGATCATIGSFHRITDF from the exons ATGAGTAAG ATTATCTTTTATGAGGAGAGAAACTTCCAGGGTCGCTCCTTTAAGTGTGACACAGACTGCCCAGACATGAACCCTCATTTCATCCGTTGCAACTCTGTCAGGGTGGAGAGCGGCTGCTGGGTCTTGTATGAAAGGCCCAACTACTCTGGATACCAGTATGTCCTAACCAGAGGGGAATATCCTGAGTATCACTCCTGGATGGGCTACAATGACACTATTCGCTCATGCCGTACAATTTCCTCTGTGAGTGATATGCCTGTAAA TGAAGGATCTCACCGAATCCGTATATATGATCGGCCAGATTTCCAAGGTCAGATGATGGAATTCAATGATGACTGCGAATCCATTCATGAAAGTTTCCAGTGCCGCAGCATTCACTCTTGCAATGTCATGGAGGGCTACTGGACCTTCTATGAGCACCCTGGATTTCTAGGCCGTCAGTATTTCATGGCTCCTGGAGAGTATCGCAAGTTCGTAGACTGGGGTGCCACATGTGCCACAATCGGCTCCTTCCACagaatcactgatttttaa
- the crygm6 gene encoding crystallin, gamma M6, producing MAIGKIIFYEDRNFQGRYHECNSDSADLHPYFTQCNSIRVESGCFMVYEHPNYMGQQFFLRRGDYSDCQRMIGFSNSIRSCRLIPMYNGNYRMRLYDQADMGGQMMEVTEDCPNIMDRFHTSDIHSCQVMDGHWLLYEQPNYRGRMYYLGPGEYRKYSDWGGMAPRIGSLRRITSFN from the exons ATGGCTATCGGAAAG atcaTCTTCTATGAGGACAGAAACTTTCAGGGGCGCTATCATGAGTGCAACAGCGACTCTGCAGACCTGCACCCCTACTTTACCCAATGCAACTCTATCAGGGTAGAAAGTGGGTGCTTCATGGTGTATGAGCACCCAAATTATATGGGACAGCAGTTCTTCCTGCGAAGGGGTGACTATTCGGACTGCCAGCGTATGATTGGGTTTAGCAACAGCATCAGATCATGCCGTTTGATCCCCATG TATAATGGCAACTACAGAATGAGGCTATATGACCAGGCTGATATGGGAGGTCAAATGATGGAAGTCACTGAAGACTGCCCTAACATCATGGATCGCTTCCATACATCTGACATCCATTCCTGCCAAGTGATGGACGGCCACTGGCTCCTATATGAGCAGCCCAACTACAGGGGACGAATGTATTACCTTGGACCAGGTGAATACAGGAAGTACAGCGACTGGGGTGGAATGGCCCCAAGAATTGGATCTCTCAGGAGAATAACCTCTTTTAACTAG
- the crygm7 gene encoding crystallin, gamma M7 isoform X1, with protein MGILFSKIIFYEDRNFGGRYHECMSDCADLHSYFNRCHSIRVESGCFMVYDRTNFMGRQYFLRRGEYPDYMRTMGMNDCVRSCRMIPLHRGSFRMRLYEHSDMGGRMMELMDDCPNLMDRFNMSDFHSCHVMDGHWLVFEQPNYTGRQFYLRPGEYRSYSDWGGVTSRMGSIRRITDL; from the exons ATGGGCATACTTTTCTCAAag ATTATCTTTTATGAAGATAGGAACTTCGGTGGCCGTTACCATGAATGCATGAGTGACTGTGCTGACCTACATTCCTACTTCAACCGCTGCCACTCCATCAGAGTGGAAAGCGGTTGTTTCATGGTCTATGACCGCACCAACTTTATGGGCCGCCAGTACTTTTTGAGACGTGGCGAGTACCCTGATTACATGCGTACAATGGGAATGAATGATTGCGTCAGATCCTGTCGGATGATTCCACTG CACCGTGGGTCCTTCAGAATGAGGCTCTACGAGCATTCAGACATGGGTGGCAGGATGATGGAGCTCATGGATGATTGCCCCAACCTTATGGATCGATTCAATATGTCCGACTTCCATTCCTGTCATGTGATGGATGGGCATTGGCTCGTGTTTGAGCAACCCAACTATACGGGCAGGCAGTTCTACCTGAGACCTGGCGAGTACAGGAGTTACAGTGACTGGGGTGGCGTGACTTCCAGAATGGGCTCCATCAGACGAATCACGGATCTCTAA
- the si:dkey-57a22.14 gene encoding gamma-crystallin S-1: protein MGKIIFYEDKHFGGHQYECIDDCADMLCYLHRCNSIKVESGCFMIYEQPHYKGNQFLVRKGDYPEFESWLGKNDSICSCHVIPMIAGLSHEVKLFERMEYGGQMMALMEDCPNVMDMFQINHVYSCKVSGGSWLFFEQSNYKGRMYLIRPGEYTRFTEWGGINARVGSIKRIMNY from the exons ATGGGGAAG ATCATTTTCTACGAAGACAAACATTTTGGGGGTCATCAGTATGAATGCATTGATGACTGTGCAGATATGCTTTGCTATCTTCACCGCTGTAATTCTATCAAGGTGGAGAGTGGATGCTTCATGATCTATGAACAACCACATTACAAAGGCAATCAATTCCTTGTCCGTAAAGGAGACTACCCAGAGTTTGAAAGCTGGTTGGGCAAAAATGACTCCATCTGCTCCTGCCATGTTATTCCTATG ATAGCGGGATTGTCCCATGAAGTGAAGCTCTTTGAGAGAATGGAGTATGGTGGTCAAATGATGGCTCTTATGGAAGACTGTCCTAATGTAATGGACATGTTCCAGATAAACCATGTGTACTCCTGCAAGGTGTCTGGGGGAAGCTGGCTCTTCTTTGAGCAATCCAATTACAAAGGCAGGATGTACCTCATACGGCCTGGAGAATACACCAGATTTACTGAATGGGGAGGCATAAATGCCCGTGTGGGTTCCATCAAAcgaataatgaattattaa
- the LOC130234794 gene encoding gamma-crystallin M2-like isoform X2, which produces MSKIIFYEERNFQGRSFKCDTDCPDMNPHFIRCNSVRVESGCWVLYERPNYSGYQYVLTRGEYPEYHSWMGYNDTIRSCRTISSKSEGSHRIRIYDRPDFQGQMMEFNDDCESIHESFQCRSIHSCNVMEGYWTFYEHPGFLGRQYFMAPGEYRKFVDWGATCATIGSFHRITDF; this is translated from the exons ATGAGTAAG ATTATCTTTTATGAGGAGAGAAACTTCCAGGGTCGCTCCTTTAAGTGTGACACAGACTGCCCAGACATGAACCCTCATTTCATCCGTTGCAACTCTGTCAGGGTGGAGAGCGGCTGCTGGGTCTTGTATGAAAGGCCCAACTACTCTGGATACCAGTATGTCCTAACCAGAGGGGAATATCCTGAGTATCACTCCTGGATGGGCTACAATGACACTATTCGCTCATGCCGTACAATTTCCTCT AAAAGTGAAGGATCTCACCGAATCCGTATATATGATCGGCCAGATTTCCAAGGTCAGATGATGGAATTCAATGATGACTGCGAATCCATTCATGAAAGTTTCCAGTGCCGCAGCATTCACTCTTGCAATGTCATGGAGGGCTACTGGACCTTCTATGAGCACCCTGGATTTCTAGGCCGTCAGTATTTCATGGCTCCTGGAGAGTATCGCAAGTTCGTAGACTGGGGTGCCACATGTGCCACAATCGGCTCCTTCCACagaatcactgatttttaa
- the crygm7 gene encoding crystallin, gamma M7 isoform X3: MGKIIFYEDRNFGGRYHECMSDCADLHSYFNRCHSIRVESGCFMVYDRTNFMGRQYFLRRGEYPDYMRTMGMNDCVRSCRMIPLVKSHRMRLYEHSDMGGRMMELMDDCPNLMDRFNMSDFHSCHVMDGHWLVFEQPNYTGRQFYLRPGEYRSYSDWGGVTSRMGSIRRITDL; encoded by the exons ATGGGAAAG ATTATCTTTTATGAAGATAGGAACTTCGGTGGCCGTTACCATGAATGCATGAGTGACTGTGCTGACCTACATTCCTACTTCAACCGCTGCCACTCCATCAGAGTGGAAAGCGGTTGTTTCATGGTCTATGACCGCACCAACTTTATGGGCCGCCAGTACTTTTTGAGACGTGGCGAGTACCCTGATTACATGCGTACAATGGGAATGAATGATTGCGTCAGATCCTGTCGGATGATTCCACTGGTAAAGTctca CAGAATGAGGCTCTACGAGCATTCAGACATGGGTGGCAGGATGATGGAGCTCATGGATGATTGCCCCAACCTTATGGATCGATTCAATATGTCCGACTTCCATTCCTGTCATGTGATGGATGGGCATTGGCTCGTGTTTGAGCAACCCAACTATACGGGCAGGCAGTTCTACCTGAGACCTGGCGAGTACAGGAGTTACAGTGACTGGGGTGGCGTGACTTCCAGAATGGGCTCCATCAGACGAATCACGGATCTCTAA
- the crygm7 gene encoding crystallin, gamma M7 isoform X2: protein MGKIIFYEDRNFGGRYHECMSDCADLHSYFNRCHSIRVESGCFMVYDRTNFMGRQYFLRRGEYPDYMRTMGMNDCVRSCRMIPLHRGSFRMRLYEHSDMGGRMMELMDDCPNLMDRFNMSDFHSCHVMDGHWLVFEQPNYTGRQFYLRPGEYRSYSDWGGVTSRMGSIRRITDL from the exons ATGGGAAAG ATTATCTTTTATGAAGATAGGAACTTCGGTGGCCGTTACCATGAATGCATGAGTGACTGTGCTGACCTACATTCCTACTTCAACCGCTGCCACTCCATCAGAGTGGAAAGCGGTTGTTTCATGGTCTATGACCGCACCAACTTTATGGGCCGCCAGTACTTTTTGAGACGTGGCGAGTACCCTGATTACATGCGTACAATGGGAATGAATGATTGCGTCAGATCCTGTCGGATGATTCCACTG CACCGTGGGTCCTTCAGAATGAGGCTCTACGAGCATTCAGACATGGGTGGCAGGATGATGGAGCTCATGGATGATTGCCCCAACCTTATGGATCGATTCAATATGTCCGACTTCCATTCCTGTCATGTGATGGATGGGCATTGGCTCGTGTTTGAGCAACCCAACTATACGGGCAGGCAGTTCTACCTGAGACCTGGCGAGTACAGGAGTTACAGTGACTGGGGTGGCGTGACTTCCAGAATGGGCTCCATCAGACGAATCACGGATCTCTAA